In Quercus lobata isolate SW786 chromosome 12, ValleyOak3.0 Primary Assembly, whole genome shotgun sequence, a genomic segment contains:
- the LOC115969990 gene encoding probable glutamyl endopeptidase, chloroplastic isoform X2 has product MMRLHKVYHRLSLLSVSARSSPSIFSLSPPVILKLRPVNAVRSLNSTSMSASKFRYLVPINAVAAEDSGGASNGPVSSSSSTPPPTESEDDLTLGVGYRLPPPEIRDIVDAPPLPALSFSPHRDKILFLKRRSLPPLAELARPEEKLAGIRIDGKCNTRSRMSFYTGIGIHQLMPDGTLAPEKELHGYPDGAKINFVTWSQDGRHLAFSIRVEEEENSSSKLRVWVADVETGNARPLFQSPDICLNAVFDNFVWVYNSTLLVSTIPLSRGDPPKKPLVPSGPKIQTNEQKNIIQVRTFQDLLKDEYDEDLFDYYATTQLVLASLDGTVKEIGPPAVYTSLDPSPDGKYLLISSIHRPYSFIVPCGRFPKKVDLWTSDGQFVREICDLPLAEDIPIAFNSVRKGMRSINWRADKPSALYWVETQDGGDAKVEVSPRDIVYTEPAEALEGEQPAILHQLDLRYGGISWCDDSLALVYESWYKTRRTRTWVISPGSKDSSPRILFDRSSEDVYSDPGSPMFRRTPTGTYVIAKIKKGHDDESYYIILNGSGATPEGNIPFLDLFDINTGSKERIWQSDKEKYYESVVALMSDQEKGDLCLDQLKILTSKESKTENTQYYILSWPDKQACQITNFPHPYPQLETLQKEMIKYQRKDGVQMTATLYLPPGYDPSKDGPLPCLVWSYPGEFKSKDAAGQVRGSPNEFPGIGATSALLWLARRFAILSGPTIPIIGEGDEEANDRYVEQLVASAEAAVEEVIRRGVAHPNKIAVGGHSYGAFMTANLLAHAPHLFCCGVARSGAYNRTLTPFGFQNEDRTLWEATSTYVEMSPFMSANKIKKPILLIHGEEDNNPGTLTMQSDRFFNALKGHGALCRLVILPYESHGYAARESIMHVLWETDRWLQKHCVSNTSDVKADLDASKDDLSKGTTDSESKAVASSGGGGAEMSDHECEGFHSITRSSL; this is encoded by the exons ATGATGCGCCTTCACAAAGTCTATCATcgtctctctctcctctctgtcTCCGCTCGCTCTTCACcttccattttctctctctctcctcccgtTATCCTCAAACTCCGTCCCGTTAACGCCGTTAGGTCCCTCAACTCCACCTCCATGTCTGCCTCTAAATTCCGTTATCTTGTCCCTATAAACGCCGTCGCCGCCGAAGACAGCGGTGGAGCTTCTAACGGCCccgtttcttcttcttcttctactcctcCTCCAACTGAAAGTGAag ATGATTTGACGTTGGGAGTTGGATATCGTCTTCCTCCACCGGAGATTAGAGATATTGTTGATGCTCCACCGCTTCCTGCACTGTCATTTTCACCACACAGGGATAAAATACTATTTCTTAAGCGGAGATCTTTGCCTCCATTGGCAGAACTAGCAAGACCGGAGGAAAAACTGGCTGGTATTCGTATTGATGGAAAATGTAATACTAGAAGTCGGATGTCATTCTACACTGGTATTGGGATTCATCAATTGATGCCTGATGGTACCCTAGCGCCAGAGAAAGAGCTACATGGCTACCCTGACGGTGCTAAGATCAATTTTGTGACCTGGTCCCAAGATGGTCGGCATTTAGCATTCAGCATCCGAGTTGAAGAGGAAGAAAACAGTAGCAGTAAGCTTAGAGTGTGGGTTGCTGATGTGGAAACAGGGAACGCTAGACCTTTGTTTCAGTCACCCGATATCTGTCTGAATGCGGtttttgacaattttgtttGGGTTTATAATTCTACTCTGTTAGTTTCCACCATCCCCTTATCCCGTGGAGACCCGCCAAAGAAACCTTTGGTTCCATCTGGCCCAAAGATACAGACCAATGAGCAGAAAAATATTATTCAAGTTAGAACCTTCCAGGATTTGCTTAAAGATGAGTATGATGAAGATTTATTTGACTACTATGCCACTACACAACTTGTATTGGCTTCTTTAGATGGGACGGTGAAGGAAATTGGCCCACCAGCTGTGTATACATCATTAGACCCCTCCCCCGATGGGAAGTACCTTTTAATTAGTTCAATTCATAGACCATACTCTTTCATTGTACCGTGTGGAAGATTTCCCAAGAAGGTAGATTTGTGGACAAGTGATGGGCAATTTGTTAGGGAAATTTGTGATTTGCCCCTTGCTGAGGACATTCCTATTGCATTCAATAGTGTGCGGAAAGGGATGCGCTCTATCAATTGGAGAGCAGATAAGCCATCAGCACTCTACTG GGTAGAGACACAAGATGGAGGTGATGCGAAAGTGGAAGTTTCTCCACGTGATATAGTTTATACAGAGCCTGCTGAGGCACTAGAAGGTGAACAGCCAGCAATCTTACATCAACTTGATCTCCGTTATGG AGGTATTTCTTGGTGTGATGATTCACTGGCTCTAGTTTATGAATCTTGGTACAAAACGCGGCGAACAAGAACCTGGGTGATTTCTCCTGGATCTAAAGATTCTAGTCCACGCATCCTATTTGATAGGTCATCAGAAGATGTATACTCTGATCCTGGCTCTCCAATGTTTCGGAGAACTCCTACTGGAACTTATGTGATTGCAAAGATAAAGAAGGGACATGATGATGAAAGCTATTATATTATACTGAATGGAAGCGGTGCAACACCAGAAGGGAACATTCCATTCCTTGATTTGTTTGACAT AAATACAGGCAGCAAAGAAAGAATATGGCAAAGCGACAAAGAAAAGTATTATGAGAGTGTTGTTGCTTTAATGTCTGATCAGGAAAAAGGGGATTTGTGTCTGGATCAGTTGAAAATACTGACCTCCAAAGAGTCAAAAACTGAGAACACCCAATACTATATCCTGAGCTGGCCAGATAAGCAAGCATGTCAAATTACGAATTTCCCTCATCCGTACCCACAGCTGGAAACATTGCAGAAAGAGATGATCAAGTATCAGAGAAAAGATGGGGTTCAAATGACTGCAACACTATACCTGCCACCAGGCTATGATCCATCAAAAGATGGACCTCTTCCATGTCTGGTTTGGTCTTACCCTGGTGAATTTAAAAGCAAAGATGCTGCTGGACAAGTTCGTGGTTCTCCTAATGAATTTCCTGGAATAGGTGCTACATCAGCCCTTCTTTGGCTGGCTAGAAG GTTTGCTATTCTAAGCGGACCAACGATTCCTATTATTGGTGAGGGTGATGAGGAGGCAAATGACAG GTATGTAGAGCAGTTGGTTGCGAGTGCAGAGGCTGCAGTTGAGGAAGTTATCCGACGTGGA GTGGCCCATCCAAACAAAATTGCTGTTGGGGGACATTCCTATGGGGCATTCATGACAGCAAACCTCCTAGCACATGCTCCTCATCTTTTCTGTTGTGGAGTTGCTCGCTCTGGTGCTTACAACAGAACACTTACTCCTTTTGGTTTTCAG AATGAAGACAGAACTCTTTGGGAGGCAACAAGTACTTATGTAGAGATGAGTCCTTTCATGTCAGCTAATAAAATTAAGAAGCCAATATTGCTTATCCATGGAGAAGAAGACAATAATCCTGGAACTTTAACAATGCAG TCAGATCGTTTTTTCAATGCCTTAAAAGGTCATGGTGCTCTTTGTCGCCTTGTGATTCTTCCATATGAGAGCCATGGATATGCTGCACGTGAGAGTATCATGCATGTACTCTGGGAAACTGATAGATGGCTTCAGAAGCATTGTGTGTCAAACACTTCTGATGTAAAAGCAGATCTTGATGCATCTAAAGATGATCTAAGCAAAGGGACTACAGATTCAGAAAGCAAAGCAGTTGCGTCTAGTGGAGGCGGTGGTGCTGAGATGTCAGATCATGAATGTGAAGGATTTCACTCAATAACAAGGTCATCATTATG A
- the LOC115969990 gene encoding probable glutamyl endopeptidase, chloroplastic isoform X1, whose protein sequence is MMRLHKVYHRLSLLSVSARSSPSIFSLSPPVILKLRPVNAVRSLNSTSMSASKFRYLVPINAVAAEDSGGASNGPVSSSSSTPPPTESEDDLTLGVGYRLPPPEIRDIVDAPPLPALSFSPHRDKILFLKRRSLPPLAELARPEEKLAGIRIDGKCNTRSRMSFYTGIGIHQLMPDGTLAPEKELHGYPDGAKINFVTWSQDGRHLAFSIRVEEEENSSSKLRVWVADVETGNARPLFQSPDICLNAVFDNFVWVYNSTLLVSTIPLSRGDPPKKPLVPSGPKIQTNEQKNIIQVRTFQDLLKDEYDEDLFDYYATTQLVLASLDGTVKEIGPPAVYTSLDPSPDGKYLLISSIHRPYSFIVPCGRFPKKVDLWTSDGQFVREICDLPLAEDIPIAFNSVRKGMRSINWRADKPSALYWVETQDGGDAKVEVSPRDIVYTEPAEALEGEQPAILHQLDLRYGGISWCDDSLALVYESWYKTRRTRTWVISPGSKDSSPRILFDRSSEDVYSDPGSPMFRRTPTGTYVIAKIKKGHDDESYYIILNGSGATPEGNIPFLDLFDINTGSKERIWQSDKEKYYESVVALMSDQEKGDLCLDQLKILTSKESKTENTQYYILSWPDKQACQITNFPHPYPQLETLQKEMIKYQRKDGVQMTATLYLPPGYDPSKDGPLPCLVWSYPGEFKSKDAAGQVRGSPNEFPGIGATSALLWLARRFAILSGPTIPIIGEGDEEANDRYVEQLVASAEAAVEEVIRRGVAHPNKIAVGGHSYGAFMTANLLAHAPHLFCCGVARSGAYNRTLTPFGFQNEDRTLWEATSTYVEMSPFMSANKIKKPILLIHGEEDNNPGTLTMQSDRFFNALKGHGALCRLVILPYESHGYAARESIMHVLWETDRWLQKHCVSNTSDVKADLDASKDDLSKGTTDSESKAVASSGGGGAEMSDHECEGFHSITRSSLW, encoded by the exons ATGATGCGCCTTCACAAAGTCTATCATcgtctctctctcctctctgtcTCCGCTCGCTCTTCACcttccattttctctctctctcctcccgtTATCCTCAAACTCCGTCCCGTTAACGCCGTTAGGTCCCTCAACTCCACCTCCATGTCTGCCTCTAAATTCCGTTATCTTGTCCCTATAAACGCCGTCGCCGCCGAAGACAGCGGTGGAGCTTCTAACGGCCccgtttcttcttcttcttctactcctcCTCCAACTGAAAGTGAag ATGATTTGACGTTGGGAGTTGGATATCGTCTTCCTCCACCGGAGATTAGAGATATTGTTGATGCTCCACCGCTTCCTGCACTGTCATTTTCACCACACAGGGATAAAATACTATTTCTTAAGCGGAGATCTTTGCCTCCATTGGCAGAACTAGCAAGACCGGAGGAAAAACTGGCTGGTATTCGTATTGATGGAAAATGTAATACTAGAAGTCGGATGTCATTCTACACTGGTATTGGGATTCATCAATTGATGCCTGATGGTACCCTAGCGCCAGAGAAAGAGCTACATGGCTACCCTGACGGTGCTAAGATCAATTTTGTGACCTGGTCCCAAGATGGTCGGCATTTAGCATTCAGCATCCGAGTTGAAGAGGAAGAAAACAGTAGCAGTAAGCTTAGAGTGTGGGTTGCTGATGTGGAAACAGGGAACGCTAGACCTTTGTTTCAGTCACCCGATATCTGTCTGAATGCGGtttttgacaattttgtttGGGTTTATAATTCTACTCTGTTAGTTTCCACCATCCCCTTATCCCGTGGAGACCCGCCAAAGAAACCTTTGGTTCCATCTGGCCCAAAGATACAGACCAATGAGCAGAAAAATATTATTCAAGTTAGAACCTTCCAGGATTTGCTTAAAGATGAGTATGATGAAGATTTATTTGACTACTATGCCACTACACAACTTGTATTGGCTTCTTTAGATGGGACGGTGAAGGAAATTGGCCCACCAGCTGTGTATACATCATTAGACCCCTCCCCCGATGGGAAGTACCTTTTAATTAGTTCAATTCATAGACCATACTCTTTCATTGTACCGTGTGGAAGATTTCCCAAGAAGGTAGATTTGTGGACAAGTGATGGGCAATTTGTTAGGGAAATTTGTGATTTGCCCCTTGCTGAGGACATTCCTATTGCATTCAATAGTGTGCGGAAAGGGATGCGCTCTATCAATTGGAGAGCAGATAAGCCATCAGCACTCTACTG GGTAGAGACACAAGATGGAGGTGATGCGAAAGTGGAAGTTTCTCCACGTGATATAGTTTATACAGAGCCTGCTGAGGCACTAGAAGGTGAACAGCCAGCAATCTTACATCAACTTGATCTCCGTTATGG AGGTATTTCTTGGTGTGATGATTCACTGGCTCTAGTTTATGAATCTTGGTACAAAACGCGGCGAACAAGAACCTGGGTGATTTCTCCTGGATCTAAAGATTCTAGTCCACGCATCCTATTTGATAGGTCATCAGAAGATGTATACTCTGATCCTGGCTCTCCAATGTTTCGGAGAACTCCTACTGGAACTTATGTGATTGCAAAGATAAAGAAGGGACATGATGATGAAAGCTATTATATTATACTGAATGGAAGCGGTGCAACACCAGAAGGGAACATTCCATTCCTTGATTTGTTTGACAT AAATACAGGCAGCAAAGAAAGAATATGGCAAAGCGACAAAGAAAAGTATTATGAGAGTGTTGTTGCTTTAATGTCTGATCAGGAAAAAGGGGATTTGTGTCTGGATCAGTTGAAAATACTGACCTCCAAAGAGTCAAAAACTGAGAACACCCAATACTATATCCTGAGCTGGCCAGATAAGCAAGCATGTCAAATTACGAATTTCCCTCATCCGTACCCACAGCTGGAAACATTGCAGAAAGAGATGATCAAGTATCAGAGAAAAGATGGGGTTCAAATGACTGCAACACTATACCTGCCACCAGGCTATGATCCATCAAAAGATGGACCTCTTCCATGTCTGGTTTGGTCTTACCCTGGTGAATTTAAAAGCAAAGATGCTGCTGGACAAGTTCGTGGTTCTCCTAATGAATTTCCTGGAATAGGTGCTACATCAGCCCTTCTTTGGCTGGCTAGAAG GTTTGCTATTCTAAGCGGACCAACGATTCCTATTATTGGTGAGGGTGATGAGGAGGCAAATGACAG GTATGTAGAGCAGTTGGTTGCGAGTGCAGAGGCTGCAGTTGAGGAAGTTATCCGACGTGGA GTGGCCCATCCAAACAAAATTGCTGTTGGGGGACATTCCTATGGGGCATTCATGACAGCAAACCTCCTAGCACATGCTCCTCATCTTTTCTGTTGTGGAGTTGCTCGCTCTGGTGCTTACAACAGAACACTTACTCCTTTTGGTTTTCAG AATGAAGACAGAACTCTTTGGGAGGCAACAAGTACTTATGTAGAGATGAGTCCTTTCATGTCAGCTAATAAAATTAAGAAGCCAATATTGCTTATCCATGGAGAAGAAGACAATAATCCTGGAACTTTAACAATGCAG TCAGATCGTTTTTTCAATGCCTTAAAAGGTCATGGTGCTCTTTGTCGCCTTGTGATTCTTCCATATGAGAGCCATGGATATGCTGCACGTGAGAGTATCATGCATGTACTCTGGGAAACTGATAGATGGCTTCAGAAGCATTGTGTGTCAAACACTTCTGATGTAAAAGCAGATCTTGATGCATCTAAAGATGATCTAAGCAAAGGGACTACAGATTCAGAAAGCAAAGCAGTTGCGTCTAGTGGAGGCGGTGGTGCTGAGATGTCAGATCATGAATGTGAAGGATTTCACTCAATAACAAGGTCATCATTATGGTAA